The Candidatus Tumulicola sp. genome has a window encoding:
- the secG gene encoding preprotein translocase subunit SecG → MLTFLSIAAAFAAGGAATPGVTPVAVPTPIQIATTSPIFRPLTFSQQHPFLTSSVELLFLVLTVAVILLMSIQTTKNEGLSGSIGGRAEAAYRGRLGLDQQLKRATDFAAGSWIVLAICLLFLTR, encoded by the coding sequence TTGCTGACTTTCCTTAGTATAGCAGCCGCTTTTGCGGCAGGCGGCGCAGCCACTCCGGGCGTGACGCCGGTGGCGGTTCCGACCCCGATCCAGATAGCGACCACAAGTCCCATATTCCGGCCGCTGACCTTCAGCCAACAGCACCCGTTCCTGACGTCCTCGGTCGAGCTGCTGTTCCTCGTCCTCACCGTGGCCGTCATCTTGCTCATGTCCATCCAGACGACCAAGAACGAGGGCTTGTCGGGAAGCATCGGCGGTCGCGCTGAGGCGGCCTACCGCGGACGGCTCGGGCTCGACCAGCAGCTCAAGCGCGCGACCGATTTCGCCGCCGGCTCGTGGATCGTGCTCGCCATCTGCCTGCTGTTCCTCACCCGCTAA
- the murI gene encoding glutamate racemase → MKTAHGPVAMFDSGLGGLTVLSALRALVPSVDVVYLADTAHVPYGDRTLEDIAQLAAGNIKRLQEYDPAIILIACGSSCSAFDARGWPDTQVPLVGLVEHGARAAVAASRSGRIGVIATQATAKSGVFGRAIRRLRPDAMPVELGAPALVPIVEAGDSSTERAAIAVAQACEPIKAGVCDALILGCTHFPHLSAWFAQALGPQVALVDPAQACARECAEMLEGAPPGQGRLIVEVTGDTHSFARHAAALGAPAITQLVSYAGLRSGPK, encoded by the coding sequence GTTCGACTCCGGCCTCGGAGGATTGACCGTGCTGTCGGCGTTGCGGGCGCTGGTCCCGTCGGTCGACGTGGTCTACTTGGCAGACACGGCGCACGTGCCGTACGGCGATAGGACGCTCGAAGACATCGCTCAGCTCGCGGCCGGCAACATCAAACGCTTGCAGGAGTACGACCCCGCGATCATCCTCATCGCGTGCGGCAGCAGTTGTTCCGCCTTCGACGCCCGCGGCTGGCCGGACACGCAGGTTCCGCTCGTCGGGCTCGTGGAGCACGGAGCGCGCGCCGCCGTCGCGGCGAGCAGGTCTGGGCGCATCGGCGTCATCGCGACGCAAGCCACCGCGAAGAGCGGCGTGTTCGGACGCGCCATCCGGCGTTTGCGTCCGGATGCTATGCCGGTGGAGCTAGGCGCGCCTGCACTCGTGCCGATCGTCGAAGCCGGTGATTCGAGCACCGAGCGCGCCGCCATCGCGGTAGCGCAGGCTTGCGAGCCGATCAAGGCGGGCGTTTGCGACGCGCTCATCCTGGGCTGCACGCACTTCCCTCATTTGAGCGCGTGGTTCGCACAGGCGCTCGGACCTCAGGTCGCGCTTGTCGACCCGGCACAAGCATGCGCACGCGAATGCGCGGAGATGCTCGAAGGCGCGCCGCCCGGCCAAGGCCGGTTGATCGTAGAGGTCACCGGCGACACGCACAGCTTCGCACGGCACGCAGCCGCCCTCGGCGCGCCTGCGATCACGCAGTTGGTGTCCTATGCCGGACTTCGGTCCGGTCCTAAATGA
- the trmFO gene encoding methylenetetrahydrofolate--tRNA-(uracil(54)-C(5))-methyltransferase (FADH(2)-oxidizing) TrmFO — MTRLQCSVPSETRTPSVNVVGGGLAGSEAAWQLAQAGVPVTLFEMRPGRQTGAHQTGRLAELVCSNSLRALSLENAVGLLKEEMARLGSLIIEAARATAVPAGGALAVDRERFSDLVERRLHDHPLVDVRREEITALDADVVMIVACGPLASEALALELARLCGREQLHYFDAASPIVAADSIDRSKTYEASRYGKGGGADYLNLPLDRAQYEQLVVDLVSGEKHEPHGFELDAAAGKVPYFEACLPVEEMARRGVDTLRFGPLKPVGLDDPRTGKRPHAVVQLRRENAAGTAYNLVGFQTRLTWPAQKNAFGKLPGLENAEWLRLGVMHRNTFVDAPRVLNEDLSLRAAPNVFLAGQVTGCEGYVEAAATGLVAAVNAARRVSGDQRPFVPPAHTALGALLAYLRDGTSPDFQPQNVTYAYFTPLDPPVKDKRARRIALAGRALSAIDRIEMPWSATLRV, encoded by the coding sequence GTGACTCGACTCCAATGTAGCGTTCCGAGCGAAACTCGGACTCCCAGCGTCAACGTCGTCGGCGGCGGTCTCGCAGGCAGCGAGGCGGCTTGGCAGCTCGCGCAAGCCGGCGTTCCGGTGACCCTATTCGAGATGCGGCCCGGCCGTCAGACCGGGGCCCATCAAACCGGCCGCCTGGCCGAACTCGTGTGCAGCAATAGCCTGCGAGCGCTCTCGCTCGAGAACGCCGTCGGCCTATTAAAGGAAGAGATGGCGCGCCTCGGTTCGCTGATAATCGAAGCAGCGCGGGCTACCGCCGTGCCGGCCGGCGGAGCGCTGGCCGTCGACCGCGAGCGGTTTTCCGACTTGGTGGAGCGCCGGCTTCACGATCATCCCCTTGTCGACGTGCGTCGCGAAGAAATCACCGCGCTCGATGCCGACGTCGTCATGATCGTCGCGTGCGGACCGCTTGCTTCCGAAGCGCTTGCGCTCGAGCTGGCGCGGCTCTGCGGTCGCGAGCAGCTCCACTATTTCGATGCCGCTTCGCCCATCGTCGCGGCGGACTCGATCGACCGCTCGAAGACCTATGAGGCATCGCGCTACGGCAAAGGCGGCGGCGCGGACTATCTGAACCTGCCGCTGGACCGGGCGCAGTACGAGCAGTTGGTCGTCGACTTGGTGAGCGGCGAAAAACACGAGCCGCACGGGTTTGAGCTTGACGCCGCCGCGGGCAAGGTGCCGTATTTCGAAGCGTGCCTGCCGGTCGAAGAAATGGCCCGCCGCGGGGTGGACACGTTGCGCTTCGGTCCGCTCAAGCCGGTAGGCCTTGACGATCCGCGCACGGGCAAGCGCCCGCACGCGGTCGTGCAATTGCGTCGCGAGAACGCCGCGGGCACGGCGTACAACCTCGTGGGGTTTCAGACGCGGCTGACGTGGCCGGCCCAGAAAAACGCCTTCGGCAAGTTACCGGGGCTCGAGAACGCGGAGTGGCTGCGCCTCGGCGTGATGCATCGCAACACGTTCGTCGACGCGCCTCGCGTATTGAATGAGGATCTTTCGCTGCGCGCCGCCCCGAACGTGTTTCTAGCCGGACAAGTCACCGGCTGCGAAGGCTACGTCGAAGCGGCTGCGACCGGACTCGTGGCCGCCGTGAATGCAGCCCGCCGGGTTTCGGGTGACCAACGTCCCTTCGTGCCGCCGGCGCACACTGCGCTCGGTGCGTTGCTGGCGTATCTGCGCGACGGCACGAGCCCCGACTTCCAGCCGCAAAATGTGACCTACGCGTATTTCACACCTCTGGATCCGCCCGTCAAGGACAAGAGAGCGCGCCGGATCGCGCTTGCCGGGCGGGCCCTGTCCGCTATCGACCGGATTGAAATGCCGTGGAGCGCGACACTCCGAGTATAG
- a CDS encoding ABC transporter ATP-binding protein, which yields MPLLSVKDLEVTFSTDDGIVRAVNGLSLDLEAGKTLGIVGESGSGKSVTALSIMRLIAMPPGRIERGTIEFEGQDLLKLGEAQMRHIRGNKISMIFQDPMTSLNPVLTIGEQIAETIMLHQHKNRRQAYERAIEMLDVVRIPEAASRIKNYPHQFSGGMRQRVMIAMALACDPQLLIADEPTTALDVTIQAQILDLMRDLQKRINSAIIMITHDLGVVAEVCEKVLVMYGGNMVEYGTAEQIFSSPKHPYTVGLLESLPKLHEEGRQRLVPIEGQPPNLLRLPPGCAFAARCRYVQPKHIVERPPFVDFGDGHIARCWLYDKDKSFDLRSAEVTVKAAARNG from the coding sequence ATGCCGCTGTTATCCGTCAAAGACCTCGAGGTCACGTTTAGCACGGACGACGGCATCGTCCGCGCGGTCAACGGACTTTCCCTCGATCTCGAGGCCGGAAAGACGCTGGGCATCGTCGGCGAGTCGGGCTCCGGCAAGAGCGTCACCGCTTTGTCCATCATGCGCCTCATCGCGATGCCGCCGGGCCGCATCGAGCGCGGCACGATCGAGTTCGAGGGGCAGGACCTGCTCAAGCTCGGCGAGGCGCAGATGCGTCACATCCGCGGCAACAAGATCTCGATGATCTTCCAAGATCCGATGACCAGCCTCAATCCGGTGCTGACGATCGGCGAGCAGATCGCCGAGACCATCATGCTGCATCAGCATAAGAACCGCCGGCAAGCATATGAGCGGGCCATCGAGATGCTCGACGTCGTACGCATCCCCGAGGCGGCCAGCCGCATCAAGAACTATCCGCACCAGTTCTCCGGCGGCATGCGCCAGCGCGTGATGATCGCCATGGCGCTCGCGTGCGATCCGCAATTGCTCATCGCCGACGAACCCACGACGGCGCTCGACGTCACCATCCAAGCGCAGATCCTCGACCTGATGCGCGATCTGCAAAAGCGGATCAACTCCGCGATCATCATGATCACCCACGACCTGGGCGTGGTCGCCGAAGTGTGCGAGAAAGTGTTGGTGATGTACGGCGGCAACATGGTCGAATACGGCACCGCCGAGCAGATCTTCAGCAGCCCCAAACACCCGTACACCGTCGGTCTGCTGGAGTCGCTGCCCAAACTGCATGAGGAAGGAAGGCAGCGCCTCGTGCCCATCGAGGGACAACCCCCGAATCTCTTGCGCCTGCCCCCGGGCTGCGCGTTCGCGGCCCGCTGCCGTTACGTCCAGCCCAAACACATCGTCGAGCGCCCGCCGTTCGTCGACTTCGGCGACGGTCATATCGCGCGCTGCTGGCTCTACGACAAGGATAAGAGCTTCGATCTGAGATCTGCCGAGGTCACGGTGAAGGCGGCGGCCCGGAATGGCTGA
- a CDS encoding dipeptide ABC transporter ATP-binding protein, with protein MADEGARVADSPLVEVRNVKKYFPITAGVFSRHVADVKAVDDVSFAIKRGETLGLVGESGSGKTTIGRCILRLTEPTAGEILFEGNDITRIKPKEMRALRREMQIIFQDPYASLNPRMTVGEIISEPLKIHHLARGKEVDEKVNDLLKTVGLAPYHANRYPHEFSGGQRQRIGVARALAVSPKFIVADEPVSALDVSIQAQVVNLLEDLQEQFSLTYLFIAHDLSVVRHISDRVAVMYVGKLMEIATRDELYKRPLHPYTQSLLSAIPIPDPRIEARRERIILEGDIPSPVNPPSGCRFHTRCPIAYDRCVTEVPELLEYKGHFVACHKVQELGGEQPDIRAGRSKFTGAAAASKTA; from the coding sequence ATGGCTGACGAAGGCGCACGCGTGGCGGATAGCCCGCTCGTCGAAGTCCGCAACGTCAAGAAGTACTTCCCGATCACCGCGGGCGTGTTCTCTCGTCATGTCGCAGACGTCAAGGCCGTGGACGACGTGTCCTTCGCGATCAAGCGCGGCGAGACGCTCGGACTTGTGGGCGAATCAGGCTCCGGCAAGACGACTATCGGGCGCTGCATCCTGCGCTTGACCGAGCCCACTGCAGGCGAGATCCTCTTCGAGGGCAACGACATCACGCGCATCAAGCCCAAGGAGATGCGCGCGCTGCGCAGAGAGATGCAGATCATCTTTCAGGATCCCTACGCCAGCCTGAACCCGCGCATGACGGTCGGCGAGATCATCTCTGAGCCGCTCAAGATCCACCATTTGGCTCGGGGCAAAGAGGTCGACGAGAAGGTCAACGATCTGCTGAAGACCGTGGGCTTGGCGCCATATCACGCCAACCGCTATCCGCACGAGTTCTCCGGTGGGCAGCGCCAGCGCATCGGCGTGGCGCGCGCGCTCGCGGTCAGCCCCAAGTTCATCGTCGCCGACGAGCCGGTCTCCGCGCTCGACGTCTCCATCCAAGCGCAGGTCGTCAATCTGCTCGAGGATCTGCAAGAGCAGTTCAGCCTGACGTACCTCTTCATCGCCCACGATCTTTCGGTCGTGCGCCACATCTCCGATCGCGTGGCGGTGATGTATGTCGGCAAACTCATGGAGATAGCCACGCGCGACGAGCTTTACAAACGACCGCTGCATCCGTACACGCAGTCGCTGCTGTCGGCGATCCCCATCCCCGACCCGCGCATCGAAGCGCGCCGCGAACGCATCATACTCGAGGGCGACATACCGTCGCCCGTCAACCCGCCCAGCGGCTGCCGCTTCCACACGCGCTGCCCCATCGCGTACGACCGTTGCGTGACCGAAGTGCCCGAGCTGCTCGAATACAAGGGCCATTTCGTGGCATGCCACAAAGTTCAGGAATTGGGCGGTGAGCAGCCCGATATCAGAGCCGGTCGCTCAAAGTTCACGGGCGCCGCAGCCGCCTCCAAAACGGCGTAA
- the topA gene encoding type I DNA topoisomerase: protein MNPRLSRSLIIVESPAKARTLKKFLGSHYQVLASVGHVRDLPKSRLGVDVDDSFAPTYVTIKGKGDVIKELRSAAKKAKHVYLATDPDREGEAIAWHLAEMLKLPEPKRIELHEITKSAAQEALKHASAINLDRVNAQQARRILDRLVGYKISPLLWRKIRGGLSAGRVQSVAVKLIVDREREIERFRRRKYWTVAARLWPHGHHDAAHTFIADLVSIDGVKPELTPTGDAATDERMPKLSIAAFGDEQSAEAAAKRLRASKFGVKSVAHTERQSFAAAPFTTSTLQQEASRKLKLRVRRTMQIAQALYEGVDVGAEGTVGLITYMRTDSTRLSDVAMGMAREYVHNLYGDDYHRPKQYKVSEDAQDAHEAIRPTDVNRTPEVVAQYLDAQQLKVYRLIWQRYVASQMSPAVYDQTTVEVEAKGCVLRATGSTLKFPGYTVIYEESRDEDEEETDERKRHLPPVEQGQALDPRAILNEPHETQPPPRFTEASLVKTLEGEGIGRPSTYATIVDTIQHRGYVRMDQRRFVPDEIGYVVTDMLAEYFPEIVNPNFTSEMERRLDRVEEAHDDWVSLLREFYGPFAKELAHADEVIPKVEIVEEEIDEVCPACGRPMKIKTGRFGKFIACSGYPECKTTKPIVKDSGVVCPRDGGRMLERRSRRGRTFWGCEKYPACDFVAWDPPIVGSACRECGTFLVRKRARGGERIVCATDAHHQHGYEPVGGIAVNGVVGAGQEVDVDVEEEEPSDFKQSA, encoded by the coding sequence GTGAACCCCCGTTTGTCGAGATCGCTGATCATCGTCGAGTCCCCCGCGAAAGCGCGCACCCTAAAGAAATTCCTAGGGTCGCACTACCAGGTATTGGCGTCGGTCGGGCACGTCCGCGATCTTCCGAAGAGCCGGCTGGGGGTGGACGTCGACGACAGCTTCGCGCCGACGTACGTCACGATCAAAGGCAAGGGCGACGTCATCAAAGAGCTGCGCAGCGCGGCCAAAAAAGCCAAGCACGTCTACCTCGCGACCGACCCGGATCGCGAGGGCGAGGCCATCGCCTGGCATTTGGCGGAGATGCTCAAACTGCCGGAGCCGAAGCGGATCGAACTGCACGAAATCACCAAGAGCGCCGCGCAAGAGGCGCTCAAGCATGCCAGCGCCATCAATCTCGATAGGGTCAACGCGCAGCAGGCCCGGCGCATCCTCGACCGCCTCGTCGGATATAAGATCTCGCCGCTGCTGTGGCGCAAGATCCGCGGCGGGCTTTCCGCCGGCCGCGTGCAGTCCGTCGCGGTGAAATTGATCGTCGACCGCGAACGCGAGATCGAACGCTTCCGACGGCGCAAGTATTGGACCGTCGCGGCGCGTCTGTGGCCACACGGTCACCACGACGCGGCGCACACCTTCATCGCCGACCTCGTCAGCATCGACGGCGTCAAACCGGAGCTCACGCCGACCGGCGACGCCGCGACGGACGAGCGCATGCCGAAGCTCTCCATCGCGGCGTTCGGCGACGAGCAGAGCGCGGAAGCCGCGGCCAAGCGGCTGCGCGCGTCGAAGTTCGGCGTCAAGAGCGTCGCCCATACGGAGCGCCAGAGTTTCGCCGCTGCGCCCTTCACCACGAGCACGCTGCAACAGGAGGCATCGCGCAAGCTGAAGCTGCGCGTGCGCCGCACCATGCAGATCGCGCAGGCCCTGTACGAAGGCGTGGATGTCGGCGCCGAAGGCACGGTCGGTCTCATCACCTACATGCGCACCGATTCGACGCGCCTTTCGGACGTGGCCATGGGCATGGCGCGCGAGTACGTCCACAATCTGTACGGCGACGACTATCACCGGCCCAAGCAATATAAGGTCTCCGAAGACGCGCAGGACGCGCACGAGGCCATCCGGCCGACCGACGTCAATCGCACGCCCGAGGTTGTGGCGCAGTACCTCGATGCGCAGCAGTTGAAGGTATATCGCCTGATCTGGCAGCGCTATGTGGCGAGCCAGATGTCGCCGGCGGTCTACGATCAAACGACGGTCGAGGTCGAGGCAAAGGGCTGCGTGCTGCGCGCCACCGGAAGCACATTGAAGTTCCCCGGCTACACCGTCATCTACGAAGAAAGCCGTGACGAAGACGAAGAGGAGACCGACGAGCGCAAGCGCCACCTGCCGCCGGTCGAGCAGGGGCAGGCGCTTGACCCGCGCGCGATCCTCAACGAACCGCACGAGACGCAGCCGCCGCCGCGTTTCACCGAAGCGAGCCTCGTGAAGACGCTCGAAGGCGAAGGCATCGGGCGGCCGAGCACCTATGCGACCATCGTCGACACGATCCAGCACCGCGGGTACGTGCGCATGGATCAGCGCCGCTTCGTGCCGGACGAGATCGGCTATGTCGTGACCGACATGCTGGCCGAGTATTTCCCGGAGATCGTCAACCCCAACTTCACCTCGGAGATGGAGCGCCGCCTCGACCGCGTCGAGGAAGCGCACGACGATTGGGTCTCGCTGCTGCGCGAATTCTATGGCCCGTTCGCCAAGGAACTTGCGCATGCGGACGAGGTCATCCCCAAGGTCGAGATCGTGGAAGAGGAGATCGACGAGGTCTGTCCGGCATGCGGCCGGCCGATGAAGATCAAGACCGGGCGCTTCGGCAAGTTCATCGCGTGCTCGGGATATCCCGAGTGCAAGACCACCAAACCGATCGTCAAGGACTCGGGGGTGGTGTGCCCGCGCGACGGCGGGCGCATGCTCGAACGGCGCAGCCGCCGGGGCCGCACCTTCTGGGGTTGCGAGAAGTACCCGGCGTGCGATTTCGTCGCGTGGGATCCGCCGATCGTCGGGTCGGCTTGCCGCGAGTGTGGAACATTCCTCGTGCGCAAGCGCGCCCGAGGCGGCGAGCGCATCGTATGCGCCACGGATGCGCACCACCAGCACGGCTACGAGCCCGTAGGGGGGATCGCGGTCAACGGCGTGGTGGGCGCCGGTCAGGAAGTCGACGTGGACGTCGAGGAAGAAGAGCCAAGCGACTTCAAACAGTCCGCGTGA
- the hslV gene encoding ATP-dependent protease subunit HslV yields MMRSTTICAVLRNGQLAIAGDGQVTLDKVVMKHTARKVRRIADGKVLAGFAGSAADGITLLDKFESKLSEYRGNITRAAVELAKDWRQDRVLRRLEALMIVGDKEHLFTISGTGDVVEPDDNVAAIGSGGPYAQAAALAMVEHTDLTAEQIVLEALQIAAKICIYTNDAITVEVLS; encoded by the coding sequence ATGATGCGATCCACGACCATCTGCGCGGTGCTTCGCAACGGCCAGCTCGCGATCGCAGGCGACGGCCAGGTCACGCTCGACAAGGTCGTGATGAAGCACACCGCGCGTAAAGTACGCCGCATCGCCGACGGCAAGGTGCTGGCCGGCTTCGCCGGATCGGCGGCAGACGGTATCACGCTGCTCGACAAGTTCGAAAGCAAGCTCTCGGAATATCGCGGCAACATCACCCGCGCGGCCGTTGAACTCGCCAAGGATTGGCGCCAGGATCGCGTCCTGCGCCGCCTCGAGGCGCTCATGATCGTCGGGGACAAAGAGCACCTGTTCACGATCTCCGGCACCGGCGACGTCGTCGAACCCGATGACAACGTGGCGGCCATCGGAAGCGGCGGACCGTACGCTCAGGCGGCCGCGTTGGCGATGGTGGAGCACACGGATCTGACGGCCGAACAGATCGTGCTGGAAGCCCTACAGATCGCGGCGAA
- a CDS encoding alpha/beta fold hydrolase, producing MTRVHEARKRASVLLLHGFAGSPFEMHELGRRLEERGLGVRAPTLPGHATASRDLRGVTPDDYFEAAESAYQAAARDNDRVYVVGLSMGGSLGLHLAGTHALAGLITISTPLSVTQLVASGVPLLQRLAPGLPVPSRIGARLAGDEGYANVPVASVGVFLSVIERVRSGLQRVACPLLIVHSIYDPTIPVKNAQQIHDGVASRDRSMHIIKQGLHLLTRPRYVGFIEPAIGAFIERLEAENSRTEVRHAT from the coding sequence GTGACTCGAGTGCACGAAGCGCGCAAGCGAGCCTCAGTTCTCCTACTCCACGGATTTGCCGGGAGCCCGTTCGAGATGCATGAGCTCGGCCGCCGCTTGGAAGAGCGCGGCCTGGGCGTGCGCGCACCGACGTTACCAGGTCATGCGACCGCTTCGCGCGATTTGCGAGGCGTGACCCCGGACGATTATTTCGAAGCGGCTGAATCCGCGTACCAAGCCGCGGCTCGCGACAACGATCGCGTCTACGTCGTCGGGCTTTCGATGGGCGGCTCGCTCGGGTTGCATTTGGCTGGCACGCATGCGCTCGCCGGCCTGATCACCATCTCCACGCCGCTCTCCGTGACCCAGCTCGTGGCGTCGGGCGTGCCGCTGCTGCAGCGCCTCGCGCCCGGCCTGCCGGTTCCGTCTCGCATCGGCGCGCGCCTTGCCGGCGATGAAGGCTACGCCAACGTGCCGGTGGCATCCGTCGGCGTCTTCCTATCCGTCATCGAGCGCGTGCGCAGCGGACTGCAGCGCGTCGCCTGTCCTTTGCTGATCGTGCACAGCATCTACGACCCCACCATCCCGGTCAAGAACGCGCAGCAGATCCACGACGGCGTCGCCAGTCGCGACCGGAGCATGCACATCATAAAGCAGGGCCTGCATCTGCTCACGCGTCCGCGTTACGTCGGATTCATCGAGCCCGCGATCGGCGCGTTTATCGAGCGCCTCGAAGCTGAGAACAGCCGGACTGAAGTCCGGCATGCCACATAG